The genomic interval GCGGAAGTAAATATTGTATGGTCGCCGCCTTGGTCTAAAGACAGAATGTCTCGAATGGCGAAGATTGCTTTAGGTATACAATAAGAAAAACCGCTAACGCGTTCTTTCCGGAAGGTAAGATTTGATTAAAAAAAATTATATTAACAAAAAAACCATTTCTTAAATGAAATGGTTTTTTTGTTTGCAGAGCCTATTAATGAAATGATAAATAAACCGATAAATAAGAGTAGGTCTTTAAATTTGTACATAATAGAAAGGAGATGTTCGGAATGAAACAGGCGATAATCTCTTCTTTGTTTAAAAAAAATAAAAATGCTTCAATATCTCTGATTGAAAAAAACAATCATACAGAACCAATTCTTAATTTTGAAAAAGACAGCGACCTAGAAAAACAGTTGAAGATGATTGGGTTAACGGAAAGCGACTTGTTGATTGCCCGAGCTTTAAAAGAATATGTTGAGCCCTATTTAGACGAAATTGTAACAAGTTTTTACGCTAGGATGGAAAATGTTTCTGAGTTAATAAGCATTATCAATAATAACAGTACAGTAGAACGGTTAAAGAAAACATTAAGGATTCACATTTCTGAAATGTTTGACGGTGTCATTGATGAAAAATTCATTCATAAACGAATTCGCATTGCCCACGCGCACGTGGAAATCGGGTTAAAACAAAAATGGTACATTGCGTCATTTCAAGGCATACTAACTGGACTGATGAAAGTAATCGAAGAAAACATTCCTGATCCTTCTGAAAAGATGACAGCTTTAACTGTCGTATCTAAACTTTTAAATTTTGAGCAGCAAATCGTAATGGAAGCTTACGACAATCAAATTGAAAAGCTTCGTGATGCAGATTTGAATAAACAACAAGATTTACGTAAAGCAGTTGGAATCACAGCAAATGAATTAGCTGCACTAACAGAAGAAACGAGTGCATCAATTGAAGAAATAACAGCACAAGTGGAGGAGATTTCTGCACAGTCATCAACGGGTACACAGATGGCTGAACAAGCAGAAGAGACAGCTAATTTAGGCAAACAACAGCTTGATGCTTTGCATCAAACATTTGTTCAAGTTCAAGAAAGTACAACTAAAATTA from Pueribacillus theae carries:
- a CDS encoding globin-coupled sensor protein — protein: MKQAIISSLFKKNKNASISLIEKNNHTEPILNFEKDSDLEKQLKMIGLTESDLLIARALKEYVEPYLDEIVTSFYARMENVSELISIINNNSTVERLKKTLRIHISEMFDGVIDEKFIHKRIRIAHAHVEIGLKQKWYIASFQGILTGLMKVIEENIPDPSEKMTALTVVSKLLNFEQQIVMEAYDNQIEKLRDADLNKQQDLRKAVGITANELAALTEETSASIEEITAQVEEISAQSSTGTQMAEQAEETANLGKQQLDALHQTFVQVQESTTKISEEIESLEKTSSQIGDIVEIVKSIAEQTNLLALNASIEAARAGEHGLGFAVVADEVRKLAEQTSQSVTRVTDLIEQTNDQIRVNSSSIKQVESIIAVGGKKMEDTETAFEEIVNAMNEAKSINEKMQTDLEGVNEVINEIAKAAESIAVSAEELNKATEKLN